A genomic stretch from Petrimonas mucosa includes:
- a CDS encoding polysaccharide biosynthesis/export family protein, with protein sequence MKKYSFLLTLIAGLIVSCSPVKDVAYFAQFTKEINSVNESLFDARIKPKDLLSITIVSTEPEASRRYNLFTPQAQEITNSLNSQPTIQSYLVDNEGNIELPILGVLNVKGLNTKEVEALIEERLKPYFTGEMPIITIRILNYSVNVLGEVLRPGRFVSNNERITIFEGLALAGDMTIYGRRDNVKVLREAANGERVIYTVNLNDRKIFNSPAYFLEQNDVVYVEPNQSRANSARYGAAENHRISTLSVLISLATMATTIYSITRTR encoded by the coding sequence ATGAAAAAATACAGTTTCCTGCTTACTCTTATTGCGGGGTTGATAGTCTCTTGTTCTCCTGTAAAGGATGTTGCCTATTTTGCTCAATTTACAAAAGAGATAAACTCCGTAAACGAATCGTTGTTCGATGCCAGGATCAAGCCCAAGGATTTACTGTCAATAACCATAGTCAGTACCGAACCTGAGGCATCACGCAGGTATAACCTGTTCACCCCTCAGGCGCAGGAGATTACCAACTCGCTTAACTCTCAACCCACCATTCAAAGCTACCTCGTTGATAACGAAGGTAACATCGAGCTTCCCATATTGGGGGTCCTGAATGTAAAAGGTTTGAATACAAAAGAGGTTGAAGCGCTTATTGAAGAGCGGCTGAAACCTTATTTTACGGGAGAGATGCCCATCATTACCATTCGGATACTCAATTACTCGGTAAATGTTTTGGGAGAAGTTCTCCGTCCGGGAAGATTTGTATCGAACAACGAGCGGATCACCATTTTTGAAGGATTGGCGCTGGCCGGCGACATGACCATTTACGGCAGGCGTGATAATGTAAAGGTATTGCGTGAAGCGGCTAACGGTGAGAGAGTAATTTATACCGTAAACCTCAACGACAGGAAGATCTTCAACTCACCTGCCTATTTCCTCGAACAGAACGATGTAGTATATGTGGAACCCAACCAGTCCAGGGCCAACTCTGCCAGGTACGGAGCCGCGGAAAATCACCGTATATCAACATTATCCGTACTGATCTCGCTGGCAACAATGGCAACGACGATCTATAGCATCACCAGGACCCGATAA
- a CDS encoding IS1634 family transposase → MFFKTSIKQKDGGHEYTHYRLCESYREGRFIRNRTLLSLGDLESVLPPEKIPFLCQRINQVYFEGKTFIISSLRDDKVEALCTKYVGLLHEAQKIEKAKKKAAGIEQVYIDRTTNSDIREVGGEWLCLQACRQLLLPEYLETFGWEKQDIALALTQIIARAVYPASEYKTSRWLKENSALCELTGVDPSAITKDKLYQMAHRLYGEKDGLERHFSNRTNDLFSLDDKIIIYDLTNTYFEGTMRESRIAKFGRSKEKRNDTRLVVLAVVVNPEGFLKESQIFEGNMTDPESLQYILDKMKSHRGRSDKKQVVVMDAGIATNDNLKILKEESFDYICVSRGKLKEYRATSLSPVEIRDKSNQLIEISQVEVDGESDSFYKVKSYSKGLKEASMENRFTRAFECGLSQAAEALKKKGGTKKLEKVWERIGRLKEKYPSVHRLYQIHVEPDERGIHATSISWERIEAKSESRHGEYFLRTSLSVHGEEITWLIYNTIREVESTFRCLKTDLNLRPVFHKTDEATMAHLHLGLLAYQLVSTIRFKLKQFGITHEWREIVRIMNTQKMVTTHMVNTDEECVSIRKCSLPESKVRIIYKVLGYDEKPFIRKKSVVPQLNLEKNIYAGIQGISSG, encoded by the coding sequence ATGTTTTTCAAGACAAGCATAAAGCAAAAGGATGGGGGCCATGAGTATACCCATTACCGGTTGTGTGAGAGCTACCGGGAAGGCCGCTTCATCCGTAATCGCACGCTGCTCTCTTTGGGTGACCTGGAATCAGTTCTTCCACCTGAAAAGATTCCCTTTCTCTGTCAACGCATCAACCAGGTTTACTTCGAGGGCAAAACATTCATCATCTCATCGCTTCGTGATGACAAGGTGGAAGCCCTGTGCACGAAATACGTGGGACTACTCCATGAAGCGCAAAAGATAGAAAAGGCAAAGAAGAAGGCGGCTGGTATCGAGCAAGTGTACATTGACAGGACAACGAACAGTGATATCCGGGAGGTTGGTGGCGAATGGCTTTGTCTTCAAGCTTGCCGCCAATTGCTCCTGCCGGAGTATTTAGAGACTTTCGGCTGGGAGAAACAAGATATCGCCCTTGCTTTAACCCAGATCATCGCCCGGGCTGTTTACCCCGCATCGGAGTATAAAACCAGCCGTTGGTTGAAGGAGAACTCGGCGCTTTGTGAACTGACCGGGGTTGATCCTTCGGCCATCACCAAAGATAAGCTTTACCAGATGGCTCACCGGCTTTATGGTGAGAAGGATGGCTTGGAACGTCATTTTTCTAACCGCACGAACGATCTTTTTTCCTTGGATGACAAGATTATCATCTATGATTTAACAAATACCTATTTTGAGGGAACCATGCGAGAGAGTCGGATAGCTAAGTTCGGGCGCAGCAAGGAAAAGCGTAACGATACCAGACTGGTGGTGCTGGCTGTGGTGGTCAACCCGGAAGGTTTCCTGAAGGAGTCACAAATCTTTGAAGGCAACATGACTGATCCTGAAAGCCTGCAATATATTCTTGACAAGATGAAATCCCATAGGGGGAGATCCGATAAAAAGCAGGTGGTGGTCATGGATGCCGGCATCGCCACGAATGATAACCTGAAGATATTGAAAGAGGAATCCTTCGACTACATCTGTGTCTCACGGGGTAAACTCAAAGAATACCGTGCAACAAGCCTTTCCCCTGTGGAAATACGGGATAAATCCAACCAGCTCATCGAGATCAGTCAGGTAGAAGTGGATGGCGAAAGTGACAGCTTCTACAAGGTGAAGAGCTATAGCAAGGGTCTCAAGGAAGCGTCCATGGAAAACCGTTTCACGCGGGCCTTTGAATGTGGACTGAGCCAGGCAGCCGAAGCCCTGAAAAAGAAAGGAGGCACCAAAAAGCTTGAAAAGGTGTGGGAACGCATCGGCCGGCTAAAGGAAAAATACCCTTCGGTACACCGCCTGTATCAGATCCATGTGGAGCCCGACGAAAGGGGGATTCATGCCACATCCATATCCTGGGAGAGAATCGAGGCAAAGAGCGAATCAAGACATGGGGAATACTTCTTGCGTACTTCCCTGTCGGTACATGGAGAGGAGATCACCTGGCTGATTTACAACACTATAAGAGAAGTAGAGTCGACGTTTCGTTGCCTGAAGACTGATCTGAACCTGCGTCCCGTGTTTCATAAAACGGATGAGGCGACAATGGCTCATCTTCACCTCGGGCTGTTGGCCTACCAGCTGGTAAGCACGATCCGTTTCAAACTGAAACAATTTGGGATTACCCATGAGTGGAGAGAGATTGTCCGGATCATGAACACGCAGAAAATGGTGACAACGCACATGGTAAATACCGATGAAGAGTGTGTGTCGATTAGAAAATGTTCACTCCCTGAATCCAAAGTAAGAATCATATATAAGGTGTTGGGATACGATGAAAAACCATTTATCAGGAAAAAATCTGTAGTCCCCCAATTGAACCTTGAAAAAAATATATACGCAGGGATACAGGGAATTAGCTCCGGTTAG
- a CDS encoding polysaccharide biosynthesis tyrosine autokinase: protein MINYSAVEEEYSVLAEKPIDVVSILMKYLSYWKWFLISLFICLTIAAVYLFYTLPQFRVETSILFKDDQRGGGASEITVFKEMGVIRQKNNVDNEIEILKKSLIVERVVRKLGIYVSYVELKPSKVGRITRLDRVMKFPKRKISIMYKNESPILFSIDENAVNNLNKTIIFDVLVTPSGAYEFSGKYNDQKFLIKASPSDTIVAFPFGSLRLIKQSTLPKENKYVRVMIEHPVNVAARYLNSLEIELTSKNSSVANLALTCPNGMLGRDFLEEYINTYNEEGIRDQLELADKTSQLIDDHLSKLSEELSSVETQVEDFKQSQGLTDISSQADVYTSQSASVGQMKVEAETQYAIVSNLNDYVQGKREHEQLIPANTGLNSEALTSQINTYNELVLERNRLSRIASSSNQSMIDLNNRIEATFNSVKSGLQNEKNNLEIQLRDISAMYYRNSAKIRAIPRQERVYFDIKRQQNIKEELFLYLLQKKEEKYMNMASVEPNTKLVDNIRILGAVSPNRRMVALIFFALGLIIPVVCIKLKELLRYQVSNKEELEGLTSVPILGEIPRVTHSEHVVIKENNNDNFSEMMRLLRANLLFVIDSKEKKVINMLSSISGEGKTFITINLAMSLALLEKKVLIVELDIRKPRLSDYLGIDNKKGITLYLSGNLSKEELVKPSGVHPNLSVITAGFVPPNPNELLAKPLLDELIRELRNDFDYVIIDTAPVGVVSDSFLLNRLVDVNLYVVRADYTPKKFIEDAARYRKEEKLTRLYFILNSVNMNAIAYRYGYGKKYGYGYA from the coding sequence ATGATAAACTACTCTGCAGTTGAAGAAGAATACAGTGTGCTTGCTGAAAAACCGATTGATGTCGTCAGTATACTGATGAAGTACCTCTCATATTGGAAATGGTTTCTGATCTCCCTGTTCATCTGTTTGACCATTGCCGCCGTATATCTCTTCTACACGCTTCCCCAATTCAGGGTGGAAACATCCATCCTGTTCAAGGATGACCAACGTGGAGGAGGTGCATCCGAGATAACTGTGTTCAAGGAGATGGGGGTCATCAGGCAAAAAAACAATGTGGACAATGAGATTGAAATTCTGAAAAAGTCTTTGATTGTTGAACGCGTAGTAAGGAAACTGGGGATCTATGTCTCCTATGTAGAGTTGAAACCTTCAAAAGTTGGACGGATTACTCGACTGGACAGAGTGATGAAGTTTCCAAAACGGAAAATCAGCATCATGTATAAAAATGAGAGTCCAATCCTCTTCAGTATTGATGAGAATGCCGTCAACAACCTGAACAAGACGATTATTTTTGATGTATTGGTTACTCCCTCGGGAGCATACGAATTTTCCGGCAAATACAATGATCAGAAGTTCCTGATAAAAGCATCACCGTCCGACACCATTGTCGCATTCCCGTTCGGCAGTCTAAGGCTCATCAAACAGAGCACCCTGCCGAAAGAGAACAAGTACGTAAGGGTAATGATCGAACATCCGGTAAATGTGGCTGCCCGATATCTCAACTCACTGGAAATCGAACTGACGTCCAAGAACTCATCCGTAGCAAACCTGGCGTTGACCTGTCCGAACGGAATGTTGGGAAGGGATTTTCTTGAAGAGTATATCAACACCTATAACGAAGAAGGAATCAGGGATCAGCTGGAACTGGCCGACAAGACTTCTCAACTTATCGACGACCATCTCTCAAAACTGAGCGAGGAACTCAGTTCAGTGGAGACCCAGGTAGAAGACTTCAAGCAATCGCAGGGACTGACCGATATCTCCTCCCAGGCAGATGTCTACACTTCACAGTCCGCCAGTGTGGGACAGATGAAAGTGGAAGCGGAGACACAATATGCGATTGTATCGAACCTCAACGACTATGTACAGGGCAAAAGGGAACACGAGCAGCTTATTCCGGCAAATACCGGGTTAAACAGCGAAGCACTCACTTCACAGATCAACACATACAACGAACTGGTGCTGGAACGGAACCGGCTATCGCGAATCGCTTCAAGCAGCAATCAGTCCATGATCGACCTCAATAACCGGATCGAAGCCACCTTCAACTCCGTGAAATCGGGACTTCAAAACGAGAAGAACAACCTGGAGATCCAGTTGCGTGACATCTCAGCCATGTATTACCGGAACAGTGCCAAGATTCGAGCTATTCCACGTCAGGAGAGGGTCTATTTCGATATAAAGCGGCAACAGAATATCAAGGAGGAGCTGTTTCTCTATCTCCTTCAGAAAAAAGAGGAAAAATACATGAACATGGCCTCGGTCGAACCCAATACAAAATTGGTGGACAATATCCGTATACTGGGAGCCGTGTCACCCAACCGTAGGATGGTTGCACTGATCTTTTTCGCCCTTGGGCTGATCATCCCGGTCGTCTGTATCAAACTGAAGGAGTTACTCCGCTATCAGGTAAGCAACAAGGAAGAGCTCGAAGGGCTGACCTCAGTTCCTATTCTGGGCGAGATCCCGAGGGTCACCCATAGCGAGCACGTTGTCATCAAGGAAAACAACAACGACAATTTCAGTGAGATGATGAGGCTGTTGAGGGCTAACCTGTTGTTCGTCATCGACAGCAAGGAGAAGAAGGTGATCAACATGCTTTCGAGCATCAGTGGTGAAGGAAAAACATTCATCACCATCAACCTTGCCATGAGCCTGGCACTGCTGGAGAAGAAGGTACTGATCGTCGAACTGGACATCCGTAAACCCAGGCTGTCTGACTACCTGGGAATAGACAACAAGAAAGGGATTACCCTCTATCTATCCGGCAACCTGAGCAAGGAGGAGCTGGTAAAACCCTCGGGAGTACATCCCAACTTATCGGTCATCACAGCTGGCTTCGTTCCTCCCAACCCCAACGAATTACTGGCAAAACCATTGCTGGACGAGCTAATTCGGGAGTTACGCAACGATTTCGACTATGTGATCATCGACACGGCACCGGTAGGCGTGGTATCAGACAGCTTTTTGCTGAACCGACTTGTAGATGTAAACCTTTACGTGGTCAGGGCAGACTATACCCCGAAGAAATTTATCGAGGATGCTGCAAGGTATCGCAAAGAGGAGAAGCTCACCAGACTCTACTTCATTCTTAACTCGGTAAACATGAACGCTATTGCCTACCGATATGGATATGGCAAGAAATATGGCTACGGCTATGCATAA
- a CDS encoding sugar 3,4-ketoisomerase, which translates to MKIDGVKIIDLPKNLDRRGNLSVIEEFKNIPFKIERTYWIYDVPGGEVRGGHAYKRNQEFIVALSGSFDVILDNGMERETFSLNRSYYGLYVPNGIWRQMQNFSTNSLALILASIPFDVTDYVYDYELFKKTLHEKVNNL; encoded by the coding sequence ATGAAAATCGACGGAGTAAAAATTATCGACCTTCCCAAGAACCTGGACCGGCGCGGCAATTTGTCGGTAATCGAGGAGTTCAAGAATATCCCCTTCAAGATTGAAAGAACCTACTGGATCTACGATGTGCCGGGCGGAGAGGTCAGGGGAGGTCACGCTTACAAACGGAATCAGGAGTTTATTGTCGCCCTTTCCGGCAGCTTCGATGTGATCCTGGACAATGGAATGGAGCGGGAGACATTTTCGTTGAACAGATCCTATTACGGTCTTTATGTCCCCAACGGGATATGGAGGCAGATGCAGAATTTCTCCACAAACTCCCTAGCACTGATTTTGGCATCTATACCGTTTGATGTTACAGACTATGTATATGATTACGAACTATTTAAAAAAACATTACATGAAAAAGTCAACAATTTATGA
- a CDS encoding sugar 3,4-ketoisomerase, whose amino-acid sequence MKKSTIYDCSILEIDKHHHEKGNISVVENGKTVPFNVKRVYYLYDVPGGESRGGHAHKELQQFIVAASGSFDVTLDDGELKRTFTINRPYRGLLVVPGIWRELDNFSSGSVCLVLASSEYSADDYIRDYEEFKAYKKNNQ is encoded by the coding sequence ATGAAAAAGTCAACAATTTATGATTGCTCCATACTGGAAATTGATAAGCATCATCACGAAAAAGGGAATATCAGTGTCGTGGAAAACGGCAAGACCGTACCCTTTAATGTAAAGCGGGTCTATTACCTCTATGATGTCCCTGGAGGGGAATCACGTGGTGGTCATGCTCATAAGGAACTGCAACAGTTCATCGTTGCAGCCAGCGGCAGTTTTGATGTGACTCTGGACGATGGCGAATTAAAAAGGACCTTCACCATTAACCGTCCCTACCGTGGACTGCTTGTGGTTCCCGGAATCTGGAGAGAACTCGACAACTTCTCTTCCGGATCGGTCTGCCTTGTGCTGGCTTCTTCGGAATATTCAGCAGACGATTACATCAGAGACTATGAAGAGTTTAAAGCATACAAAAAGAATAACCAATGA
- a CDS encoding acyltransferase, protein MKYIHPRTDVLSQNIGENTTIWQFCVVLPEARIGSNCNICAHVFIENDVVIGNNVTIKSGVQLWDGVTIEDNVFIGPNVTFTNELIPRSKTHDTTKFKPTLVKKGASIGANSTILPGLVIGAYAFIGAGSVVTRNIPDYSFWYGNPATQKGYITEEGILLDMDKRDKNGVKHLLKGEIDD, encoded by the coding sequence ATGAAATATATACATCCCAGAACCGACGTCCTTTCTCAAAATATTGGCGAGAACACAACCATATGGCAATTTTGTGTGGTATTACCAGAAGCACGGATCGGGAGTAACTGTAACATTTGTGCACATGTATTTATTGAGAACGACGTTGTTATTGGCAATAACGTAACCATAAAAAGCGGAGTACAACTATGGGATGGTGTAACCATCGAAGACAATGTCTTTATCGGACCTAATGTAACATTCACCAACGAGCTTATACCCAGATCGAAAACCCACGACACAACAAAATTCAAACCTACCCTGGTAAAGAAGGGGGCATCGATTGGAGCAAACTCGACAATACTTCCCGGACTTGTTATCGGAGCATATGCCTTTATCGGTGCAGGAAGCGTCGTCACAAGGAATATTCCCGACTATTCGTTCTGGTATGGGAATCCTGCAACCCAGAAAGGATATATAACCGAGGAAGGGATCTTACTCGATATGGACAAAAGGGACAAAAACGGTGTAAAGCATCTATTAAAAGGGGAAATCGATGATTAA
- a CDS encoding DegT/DnrJ/EryC1/StrS family aminotransferase — protein MIKFLDIQKITEKYSTEIHQAATRVIDSGWYLLGEECKRFEEHYANFIGTSYCVGVANGLDALRIILKGYMELGVMKEGDEIIVPANTFIASILAITDNRLVPVLVEPDIHTYQLDENKIEAAISPRTKGIMLVHLYGKCAYTEKIGEICKRHGLKLIEDNAQATGCKYNGRRTGSLGDAAGHSFYPGKNLGAFGDGGAITTNDSELEKSVRALANYGSGIKYIFDYQGLNSRLDEIQAAILDVKLNYLDEDNQRRKEIARYYITQINHPEVMLPVVDDWDAYVFHLFVIRSKHRNALLQHLNNNGIQALIHYPVPPHKQRAYKEWNNLHLPVTEKIHNEVVSLPISQVLSDSEAEIVVRTVNSFQSNTL, from the coding sequence ATGATTAAGTTTCTTGACATACAAAAGATTACAGAGAAATACTCGACTGAAATCCATCAAGCCGCAACCCGGGTTATCGATTCAGGCTGGTATCTTCTCGGCGAAGAGTGCAAACGGTTCGAAGAGCACTATGCCAATTTTATAGGCACCAGCTATTGTGTGGGTGTTGCAAACGGCCTGGATGCATTACGCATAATCCTGAAGGGCTACATGGAACTGGGTGTGATGAAAGAAGGTGACGAGATCATCGTCCCCGCCAATACCTTCATCGCCTCGATACTTGCCATCACCGACAATCGGCTTGTTCCGGTGCTGGTTGAACCCGACATCCACACCTATCAGTTGGACGAGAACAAGATCGAAGCAGCTATCTCCCCCAGGACAAAAGGGATCATGCTTGTTCACCTATATGGAAAGTGCGCCTACACCGAGAAGATCGGCGAGATTTGCAAAAGACACGGGCTGAAACTGATCGAAGACAATGCCCAGGCAACCGGATGCAAATATAACGGAAGAAGAACCGGCTCTTTGGGGGATGCGGCAGGGCACAGTTTTTATCCCGGTAAAAACCTGGGTGCCTTTGGTGACGGAGGTGCCATTACCACCAACGACAGTGAACTTGAAAAGAGTGTTCGGGCATTAGCCAACTACGGATCCGGGATCAAATATATTTTCGACTATCAGGGATTGAACAGCAGGCTCGATGAGATCCAGGCAGCCATCCTCGACGTCAAGCTCAACTATCTGGACGAAGATAACCAACGCAGAAAGGAGATTGCCCGCTATTACATTACCCAGATCAACCACCCGGAGGTGATGTTGCCGGTGGTGGATGACTGGGATGCCTACGTATTTCACCTCTTTGTCATCCGGTCAAAGCATCGCAACGCTTTGCTCCAACACCTCAACAACAACGGGATTCAGGCCCTAATCCACTATCCTGTTCCGCCTCACAAGCAGAGAGCCTACAAGGAGTGGAACAACCTGCATCTACCTGTAACGGAGAAAATTCATAACGAAGTTGTGAGCCTGCCTATCAGCCAGGTACTCTCCGACAGTGAGGCCGAGATCGTGGTCAGGACAGTCAATTCGTTTCAATCCAATACCCTGTAA
- a CDS encoding O-antigen translocase produces MNKHQSSYRQIMKATSLFGGVQVFQIIISIVRSKFVALLLGPAGMGIVGLLTSTTGLVAGLTNFGLGTSAIKNISEANATGDEQRVATVIAVMRRLVWITGILGTVITLIFAPWLSHFTFGDRSYTAAFVWISATLLFSQLSTGELVLLQGLRKLQDLAKANVYGSLAGLAITIPLYYRFGVKGIVPVIILTAVSTLFFSWYFAAKTRIGKVDLNREITITEGKSMMVMGFMISLSGLISIAVAYLLRIFINRTGNTADVGLYNAGFAIINTYVGMIFTAMGTDYYPRLSAVANSNELCSRNVNQQSEIALLILAPVLIGFLVFIHWAIILLYSTQFLDITGMIYWASLGIFFKAVSWAIAFVFLAKGASRLFFWNELAGNTYTLGFSLLGYHLGGLTGLGIAFLVVYMIYMVQVYIIAKMKYQFSFTTSFIKIFAIQLTLALISFAVVNLIEKPLAYLIGTALIGFSCWYSYVELESRIGLREIVQGFIQKGKKNKEL; encoded by the coding sequence ATGAATAAGCACCAGTCATCCTACCGGCAGATAATGAAGGCAACCTCCCTTTTCGGAGGAGTCCAGGTCTTCCAGATCATTATCTCCATCGTCCGCTCGAAGTTTGTAGCACTCCTTCTCGGGCCGGCCGGCATGGGTATTGTTGGATTGCTTACCTCAACCACCGGACTGGTGGCAGGTCTTACCAATTTCGGTTTAGGCACCAGTGCCATCAAAAACATTTCCGAGGCCAATGCCACAGGAGATGAACAACGGGTAGCCACGGTAATTGCCGTCATGCGCAGGCTGGTCTGGATTACCGGTATTCTCGGCACAGTAATCACTCTCATCTTTGCACCCTGGCTGAGTCACTTCACTTTTGGCGACAGATCCTATACGGCAGCCTTTGTATGGATCTCGGCCACCCTCCTTTTCAGCCAGTTGAGCACAGGTGAGCTGGTGTTGCTCCAGGGACTGCGCAAGCTGCAGGATTTAGCCAAGGCCAACGTCTACGGAAGTCTGGCCGGCCTTGCAATCACCATTCCACTCTACTACCGGTTCGGTGTAAAAGGGATCGTACCCGTGATCATCCTTACGGCAGTCTCTACACTCTTTTTCTCCTGGTATTTCGCAGCAAAGACCAGGATCGGGAAAGTTGACCTCAACAGGGAGATCACCATCACTGAAGGGAAGAGCATGATGGTCATGGGGTTTATGATTAGCCTGAGTGGCCTGATATCGATTGCTGTAGCCTACCTGCTGCGGATATTCATTAACCGTACGGGAAACACGGCAGATGTGGGACTATACAATGCCGGATTTGCCATCATCAACACTTACGTGGGAATGATCTTCACAGCAATGGGAACCGACTACTATCCCAGGTTGTCTGCAGTGGCAAACAGCAACGAACTGTGCAGCCGCAACGTCAATCAGCAATCCGAAATTGCATTGTTGATACTGGCACCCGTATTGATCGGGTTCCTGGTCTTCATCCATTGGGCCATCATCCTCCTCTACTCCACGCAATTTCTGGATATAACCGGAATGATCTACTGGGCATCACTGGGCATATTCTTCAAGGCGGTAAGTTGGGCCATCGCCTTTGTATTTCTGGCAAAAGGGGCAAGCAGGCTCTTTTTCTGGAACGAATTGGCCGGAAACACCTATACACTGGGATTCAGTCTGCTTGGATATCACCTGGGAGGATTAACGGGACTGGGCATTGCATTTCTGGTGGTTTACATGATCTATATGGTACAGGTATATATTATTGCGAAGATGAAGTACCAGTTTTCATTCACCACCTCCTTTATAAAGATCTTTGCGATCCAGTTAACGCTGGCATTGATAAGTTTTGCAGTGGTAAACCTGATCGAAAAGCCTTTGGCATACCTCATAGGAACAGCGCTCATCGGTTTTTCGTGCTGGTATTCGTACGTGGAACTGGAAAGCAGGATCGGTTTAAGAGAGATTGTTCAAGGTTTTATTCAAAAAGGTAAAAAAAACAAGGAGTTATGA
- a CDS encoding glycosyltransferase, which produces MTNRATPLVSIIIITYNSSRYVLETLESIKSQTWDNIQLIVSDDGSRDNTVQLCTEWINANRQRFAETKLITVEKNTGIAANCNRGIQATIGEWVKLIAGDDILLENCIADNLAYVTRHPEASFVVSELLEIDDHGNPVKSSKINEGLRYFASRRSVREQLKAYSRWPVFLNTPTFFYKRELINSIGLCDEEFKIYEDMSMVFKIIGKGVKIHFMNRPTVRYRIHGDSLSRNIAVENQRRREAVKIFNKYRKQNLNIFNPIDLSIYYENWLRYKYKGFYGHKGVPLLMKFSLFYWHLKLNGVRSY; this is translated from the coding sequence ATGACAAATAGAGCTACACCATTGGTTTCGATTATCATCATCACCTACAACAGTTCCAGGTATGTTCTGGAAACGTTGGAGAGTATCAAGTCACAGACATGGGACAATATCCAGTTGATTGTAAGTGATGACGGTTCCAGGGATAATACCGTTCAGCTCTGTACGGAGTGGATCAACGCAAATCGGCAGCGCTTTGCTGAAACCAAGTTAATTACAGTTGAAAAGAATACGGGAATAGCAGCCAACTGTAACCGCGGGATTCAGGCCACGATCGGTGAGTGGGTCAAGCTGATCGCCGGCGACGATATCTTGCTGGAGAACTGTATTGCCGACAACCTTGCATATGTAACCCGTCACCCCGAAGCCTCCTTTGTTGTCTCAGAGCTGTTGGAAATCGATGATCATGGCAATCCTGTAAAGTCGAGTAAAATCAACGAGGGATTGCGCTACTTTGCCAGCAGGCGGTCGGTCAGGGAACAATTGAAGGCCTATTCACGGTGGCCGGTGTTTCTCAATACGCCAACCTTCTTCTACAAGCGGGAATTGATAAACAGTATCGGATTATGCGACGAGGAGTTCAAGATCTATGAAGATATGTCGATGGTATTCAAGATTATCGGCAAGGGTGTGAAGATACATTTCATGAACAGACCAACCGTCAGGTACAGGATCCACGGCGATTCCCTCTCCCGGAACATTGCCGTGGAGAATCAGAGAAGACGGGAAGCGGTAAAAATCTTCAACAAGTACAGGAAACAGAATTTGAACATATTCAACCCCATCGATTTATCTATCTATTACGAAAACTGGCTGAGATACAAATATAAAGGGTTCTACGGACATAAGGGGGTACCCTTGCTGATGAAATTCAGCCTCTTCTACTGGCACTTGAAACTAAACGGGGTAAGATCATATTGA